Proteins encoded in a region of the Pieris brassicae chromosome 3, ilPieBrab1.1, whole genome shotgun sequence genome:
- the LOC123707018 gene encoding plasminogen receptor (KT): protein MGNFISINLEDHYKKNEKFLQSLNEIAIERQIQMQNQMADRQRATAVAKSRDLFLWITTFNITATAGLFTGFRRTKRAYFLIPLIPLTFVNLYYWDLAYGNKLHRIRMEAEHVMTHEIDMLKVPCGLPTPSSIDQGRMVEEETKKIHPPMP from the exons ATGGGCaactttatttcaataaacttgGAAGATCATTATAAAAAGAATGAAAAGTTCTTACAGAGCCTCAATGAGATAGCG ATTGAAAGGCAAATTCAGATGCAAAATCAAATGGCAGATCGGCAGAGAGCTACAGCTGTAGCTAAAAGTAGAGACCTATTTTTGTGGATTACTACCTTTAATATAACTGCAACAGCAGGCCTATTTACAGG GTTCAGAAGAACTAAGAGAGCCTACTTTTTGATTCCATTAATTCCACTTACATTTGTTAACTTATACTACTGGGATCTTGCATATGGCAACAAGTTACATAGAATCAGGA TGGAAGCTGAACATGTAATGACCCATGAGATAGACATGTTAAAAGTCCCATGCGGTCTACCAACACCATCATCCATTGACCAGGGTCGTATGGTTGAAGAGGAGACTAAGAAAATTCATCCACCAATGCCGTAA
- the LOC123707626 gene encoding flap endonuclease 1, which translates to MGIIGLSKLIADIAPQAVKEMEIKNYFGRKVAIDASMSLYQFLIAVRSEGAQLTSVDGETTSHLMGTFYRTIRLVENGLKPVYVFDGKPPEMKSHQLNKRAERREEAEKELQKATEAGDQASMEKFNRRLVKVTKQHGEEARELLKLMGVPVVEAPCEAEAQCAALVKAGKVFAVATEDMDALTFGTNVLLRHLTFSEARKMPVQEFHLDQVLNGLELNHKEFIDLCILLGCDYCGSIRGIGPKRAIDLIKQHRCLEDVLRNIDLNKYQPPENWDYLDARRLFLEPEVTDADKIELKWSDPDEEGLVKFLCGDKQFNEERVRNGVKKLFKARTGTTQGRLDGFFKVLSTTPNPKRKAEEEKNKANKKAKTGGGRGRKPK; encoded by the exons atGGGTATTATAGGTTTATCAAAGTTAATCGCAGATATTGCTCCACAAGCAGTTAAAGAAATGGAAATTAAGAATTACTTTG GTAGAAAAGTCGCTATCGATGCATCTATGAGTTTATATCAGTTTTTAATAGCCGTTAGAAGTGAAG GGGCACAACTTACCTCCGTGGATGGTGAGACTACTTCACACTTGATGGGTACCTTTTACCGAACAATAAGGCTAGTGGAAAATGGACTTAAGCCAGTCTATGTCTTTGATGGCAAGCCTCCTGAGATGAAATCACACCAGCTAAATAAGAGAGCAGAGCGACGAGAGGAAGCTGAGAAGGAATTGCAAAAAGCCACAGAAGCAG GAGACCAGGCCTCGATGGAAAAGTTTAACAGACGACTTGTGAAAGTAACTAAACAGCATGGAGAGGAAGCTCGTGAGCTTTTGAAATTAATGGGAGTGCCTGTTGTTGAAGCACCTTGTGAGGCTGAAGCACAATGTGCAGCATTG gtaaAAGCAGGAAAAGTGTTTGCGGTTGCAACAGAGGATATGGATGCCCTTACGTTTGGCACTAATGTCCTACTTCGACACTTGACTTTTTCTGAAGCCCGCAAAATGCCAGTTCAAGAATTCCATCTGGATCAAGTTTTGAATGGATTGGAGCTTAATCATAAAGAG tttatCGACCTTTGCATACTCCTTGGATGTGACTACTGTGGGTCCATAAGGGGAATAGGCCCGAAACGGGCCATTGATCTTATAAAGCAACATCGGTGTCTCGAAGatgttttaagaaatattgatTTGAACAAATATCAACCACCAGAGAACTGGGATTATTTGGATGCGAGACGATTGTTTTTGGAGCCCGAGGTTACTGATGCTGATAAAATTGag ttAAAATGGAGTGACCCAGACGAAGAAGGCCTAGTTAAGTTTCTATGTGGAGACAAACAATTCAATGAGGAAAGAGTCAGAAATGGCGTCAAGAAATTGTTCAAAGCCAGAACTGGCACAACACAGGGACGGCTTGATGGGTTTTTCAAG GTACTATCAACGACACCAAACCCAAAACGTAAAGCTGAAGAAGAGAAGaataaagcaaataaaaaagcaaaaactGGTGGCGGACGGGGAAGGAAGCCAAAATAA